The segment AAATAGTCTTCAATTGGTGCATTAATCTTGCGTGTTCGGCCAATCCACTCTCCCAACACATCCAGCTGCTTACCCGTTGCAACGTCAATATCAAATGCAGCGACTAGCCTTTCTAGTGAAAGAGAGAGTTCTTCAAAAGGTCGAGTTGAAAGATCTATGTGTTCGACAAAAAGAGGTTTAGCGCGGTGATAGTTGGTTATCAGGTCGGTATAGACACTCATGGTACAACCTTAATTTTAATATCATCAATGATGCATGAGGCAAATTCATCATAAGCTATTACAATGTTATTGGTTGCAAGACTACTTTCACTCTTCCCTAATTTTAAACTGACGACATCATAAAATTGACTATTTGAATTATCTTCTCCACTGGTCAAATTAGCTGGGGAGTATAATCTACTCAGGAGAATATCCCCCCCAATGCCAAGATTATTGATATAATTTGAAACAGCACTTTTGACATCTACTGCGACCGAATTGGTATAACCTGCAAGTGCTTTAAATTCTATCTCAATATGTATCGGTACCGATACTGGTCGTGAGAAACGTATGTTTTGCGGAGTACCATAACTATCCTTCACTATTAGACTGGTATTACCATATGTGGCAACTCCCAGAGACTTTTTACCACGAATAACTTCAGCTATTATCGGGGCGCTGCCACCAACGACTATTGCTGAGATCGAATGGGCAGGTAATCCGTTAGCATCTACATCATTTGTATCATTCTGGTATATTTTATGGGCGGTGACCCCATCAATATTTGAAATAGCCCCGTCAAGCGCATCAAACGTCGATAAAGAGGTTAATGCTACGCTCTGAGCCTGCCGCTGACGTAGTTCGGCATCTGTTTCGGCTGCGGTACCCATCGCGGCGGCTGTGAGGTTAATGACAGATTTCCAGCCACGAGTTGGCGTGTTAATCTCCGTGACTGATCCAATTGCTGCCATAACAGGGCCAGTACTAGTGCAGGTCGCTGTTACCGTTACGGAACCATTTATATCAATAGTGACGCTGGCAGGAAGGTTCCATACAATATTATTACTGTCTTTTACAGAGCCATTGTTAATAAGTGTGCCAGCCGACCCTACTAGAGTTAGGTCCACCGTTGAATTAATGGCACCTTTACGAGAGATACCGTTGATTTTTACATTACGTGTAAGAGCATCCCCCTGAGCTGTAGTGGGCGAAAATGAGTTGTAACATGATACAGCCGCATTATTGGTATCATGAATAGCCAGCGCGACTATTGCCAGCATCTGCCCATCCTTGCTGTCCGGCTCAAGGTACGCATCGCTGCCGTAAATCTGCTGAAAATAACCGGTCAGGGTGCTGAGGATCGCCTGATAGCCGGGCGCAGCGATCCCCTGGGCCGTTATCGTTGCCGATAACCCCAGCGTTGAAAGATTAAGTGCCATTATTCCTCGCTTGTGACTGTCGTGGTGCCGTACCGGGTGCTGACCGTCGCCGTAACGACCGCCCGCCGCGTTGTGGCGGTAAAGCTCATTTCAAATGAGAGGATTTCCAGCACCCCCTCGGTTTCCAGGATGCGCTGGCGCAGCGCCAGCTCGACCGCAACGTCGTTTGGCCTGTTGGAGAGCAGATTCATCCACGGCGTTCCCTCGGTGGTATCAAGGAACCACTGCCCGTACCACAGCATCAGCCGGGTTTTGATCGCCTGGGCGACGGCCTCCGGGCTGTCCGTCAGAAAAGTGTTGTCCCCTTTGCCGAAGGTGTAGTCACCGTCCTTGTCTTCACGCCGATATTTCATTGCGGCACCTTAGTGACGCTGTTGCCACCCTGAATACCGCCGTGAACGTGTGTCGCCTGGCTAATGCCCTGCGCAATCTGATCTCCGGTGGAGGTGATCCCGCCGTCGACGCTGACGTTGCCTTTGGTGGTGACCTCACCATTAACGCTGACGTTGCCGTTAATCGTTAACAGCGACGTGTTAATGGTCACCGCCCCGCTCTGCGCCAGGGCGATAAAGGCGCTGCCTTCGTCGGTGCGAATTTGCAGGGAATCGGTACTGATATCAGCGATTTTTTGCGCCTGCGACTGCGGGCCGACCAGCGCGAACGCGTCGGAAAGATCGTGCTGGCGCGGGTCGACCGGCTCCTGAACGCCGCCGCTTTGCCACCAGAAGTCAATGCAGCGGTCGCTGAAGAGAAGCAGGCACTCATCGCCCGCCTTGACCGGAAAGGTAATGGTACAGCCGCCGCCGCGTGGAAAAATGACCGGTACATCCACCAGCATGGGCAGCTCTACCGATTTGCTGCCGCCTTTGCCGTCGCGCACCGTCCCTTTAATCGCGGGCTGCACCTCGCAGGTCACCGCAACAGGGTCGAATGAGTGAATGATGCCGGGCAGAGAGACGCGCAGTGCGGAGGATACCGAGTTGGATAAGGCTTTATACGCCTGATATTCCCCGCCAATCACTGACTGAATTGGAACTGGCATAAAAACTCCATTAAAAAACCCGCACGCGGCGGGCTGATATAAAAACGGGCGCCGCAGAGGCTGGCGCGAGTGTTAGGTTGCTTTTTGCGGGGTGAGGTTAATCAGCGTCTGGTTTTCCCGGGCAATACACAGCAGGGTCATATACCAGTTGGTACCGCGGGTGTCGCCGTCGTAAGTAATGGATTTGACGATATAAACCCCTTCTGATGAGAGATCGCCCGCATGGCTTTTACTGTCCGCCCCCTTCCGGGTGTCATTTGCTCCGGCTGCCGCCGTGCCCTGTGACGAAGATGCGGCATCATCCTGAGTTAACATGCTTCGCTTAATCTCAACGGTGCCGTGAAGACGGATATTGGGGTTGATCAGACATTTCACCGTTATCCCGTTATCAATGTTTACCGAAGGCACGCCAATCAGGCCGGACTGATAGTTAAGTACCACCGAGGACGAAAGGTAGCTCTCCTCCGGTACCATTTGCAGCTTTCCATCAACAAACTGCCAGCTTGAGCGGCACTGCGCAGCCACGTTATCCATCGTCTGCGCGGCCGTCTGATAAAACACCCGTCCGCGCGGGAAGCGCGTGTCAGGCAGGGTGCCGGTTGCGCCTGACGTTACGCCTGCCGGGTCGAAGTTGCGCAGGGTAAGCGAATAAACATCCCCAGGCCGATAACCTGCCGCCAGCGTACTTTTCAGGGTGGTGGTTAAGGCCGCCCGGTGTCCGTCGACGGCATGCACGATCATCGCGTAATCGGGTGTCGATTCCTGCTGAGTGGTGGCATAGCGGATCTCGCCGCTAAAGATCTCACCATAGTTCAGTCCCCGACTCTGGCCCGTCTCTTCCTGCGAAACTGGCACAGCAACGCCTACCTCGCTGCTTTGAACCGCCGGCGCGATCCCCTGATAACCCGCCACCACTTTAATTCGGGTAAACTCTCCTTTCAGAATTTTATTGCGGGTCCCCTCCGCCAGATTGTAAAGGGCGATGGTCGCCTCACTACCGGGTTTACTGACGTCGGTGGTGATGGTAAAGGTGATTTTCAAATCGCCTAAGACGTAATTTTGCTGGTCCTTATCCGTCAGGACCAGCTCAAGATAGCGGTTCCAGTTGACGCTCATAGTGACTCCGTCAGGACGCAAAGATGACTCTTAGTACCGAGATCAAACTGCCCGGGCGATCCCGCCGTGGGATCGTCACAGAAAACCGCCAGCCCGAAATCCAGGTTGAGATAGCCGTGCTGCTCCAGCAGGTTAACATCAGCCACCAGCGGCAGACCGGTGATAATATCGCTGCCGTTAATATCCTGAAGATCCAGAATCCAGCAGGGATCGCGCCACAGCAGGCCGATGCGATAACTGATATTGTTGATGGAGATATCGAATCGCTGATTATCCGCAGATAACGGAATTTCATTGATATTCACGCTGCCCCCCTTATAGCCGACGTGCCGCTCCATGGCCGGGTGACTTTCTTACCGCTGTTATGCACCTCGGCGGTGGCCACGCCCTGCTGCATATTGTCTTTCCCGGCGCTGTAGCTCAGCTGCGTTTCGCTGACCAGCACTTCAGTCAGCTTTAAAGTGGCAATCAATGCATTTTCATTGTCCCTGCTGCCCGACACGGTTATCGAGGTGATCAGCATATTGCGATATAAGCGCTTGCCGGTCACCACGTCCAGCAGCTCCCGATTTTGCTGCGCATCGCGTAATTTTTGATACACCTCTTTCGGGCTCTGCCCCAGACTCAGGCCGGACGCGAGCGAACGGGTATCCCATAAGTCCAGCAGCGAGCCGCCGCCCGCGCACCCAATCGTCATATCCAGCTGGGCGGGATTTTGCCAGGCATGGTCGTAGATTTTTGCTCCCCGCTCAACCGGGTGGCTGGCGGTCGTTAACGTATCGGTATGGGTTTCAGCGGTGACCACATCCGGGATCAGCACGCCAATCTGCCGACGCTGTAGGGTAAAAAGTGTTGAGAAAAGATCCATTATGTTGGCCTCGCAGAAGCTTGCTCAACGAAATAAGCGTTAACATCGTGCTGATGCTGCTTAACCTGCCAGGCGGTGGCAACGGGATCGGCCGAACCGCTGACGTTGATATGCGTCTCCTGCTGGAGATTCACCACCTTATCCTGGCTAACGCTGTTCACCTCACTGACTGAGGCCTGTCGTCCGTCCGTGGCCTGAATACTGGCCGCATGCAGCGTCAGTAACTGAGCATTCAGGGCCTTCGCCGGCCCGGATAAGGCACTTTGCACTCCGCTCTTTGGGCTCTTTTCGTCAGTTCCATCTGGTGAAAAGAGCCCGGTAAAGGAATGCTTCATATCCTCAATGTCCTTATCAGAGAAAAAATGCACCTTATGCAGAAAAGATACAAATGGCCCTTCGGCCAGCTCTTTGCCCATCTCCGTAAAGAAGCGGTTAAGAAAGGCCTTTACCTTTTCCACGGCCGCGATCATATCGGGCGACCAGTTACCCGTCAGGAAGTCCGACAGGGTTTGCAGCCCCTCTTTCCAGTCAAGTGTGCCCTGATTCAGCTTATTGAACTTATCTACCAGCCAGCCAATCGCCGTTTTCGCGGCGGCAATACCAGGCGCCCACGTATCCCAGTCAATGAGGGACTTGCCCCCCTCCTGCCAGGTTTTGTAGTCATCGTATAACGCGAGGATCGCCACGCCCAGCCCGGCGATGATGCCGATCGGTGAGAGCAGAAATGCGCTGTTTAACAGCATCCAGGCAACCGTCACTTCACCCAAAATGGTTATCAGCTGCTTTGTGCCGTTATCCAGTCCGTCCCACCAGCCCGTCAGATCGTTTGCGCCCTGAACCAGCCGCACGACAACGCGCTCCCCCACTTCCGCCACGCTGAGCAGGATATCCACCACCTTACCCAGCGTGCGCTCAATATCAGGCGCATTCTCCAGCAGCCTGCCGCTTAAGCGGTCAAAGGAGTCTGCCAGGCCGTCCATCAGCCGACTGCCGCTTTTAGCCTGAACCAGATCGCCGACCTGACTGATGCGCCGCTGGGCCGTCATCATATGATGACCACTGGCGGTCACCTGGCTCATATTGACGCCGAGAGTGTCCACGATGCGGGCATATTCCGCGCTAAACTCCCCCAGCCCCTGGCGCATGGCCGTAGCGATCTGCGGATTGATATTCAGCCTGCTGGCAAAGTCCGCCGCCTGCGCCTGTGGAAGGGCCGCCAGCTTACTGCTGGCGCCGTTAAAAATCTGGCCTGCCGAACTGAGCTGGCCCTTATCATCCCGCGTGGTAACGCCGAGCCGGTTAAGCAGCGCCTCCGACTCGGGCGAACTTTTCACCCGATCGGCAAGCGCCGTAACGGCCTTAAGCAGGGCATCGCCCCCCACGCCGGTTTGCGCACCGGCGTAGTCAAGCCCCTGGGTA is part of the Erwinia sp. HDF1-3R genome and harbors:
- a CDS encoding baseplate J/gp47 family protein, with the translated sequence MALNLSTLGLSATITAQGIAAPGYQAILSTLTGYFQQIYGSDAYLEPDSKDGQMLAIVALAIHDTNNAAVSCYNSFSPTTAQGDALTRNVKINGISRKGAINSTVDLTLVGSAGTLINNGSVKDSNNIVWNLPASVTIDINGSVTVTATCTSTGPVMAAIGSVTEINTPTRGWKSVINLTAAAMGTAAETDAELRQRQAQSVALTSLSTFDALDGAISNIDGVTAHKIYQNDTNDVDANGLPAHSISAIVVGGSAPIIAEVIRGKKSLGVATYGNTSLIVKDSYGTPQNIRFSRPVSVPIHIEIEFKALAGYTNSVAVDVKSAVSNYINNLGIGGDILLSRLYSPANLTSGEDNSNSQFYDVVSLKLGKSESSLATNNIVIAYDEFASCIIDDIKIKVVP
- a CDS encoding Gp138 family membrane-puncturing spike protein, producing MPVPIQSVIGGEYQAYKALSNSVSSALRVSLPGIIHSFDPVAVTCEVQPAIKGTVRDGKGGSKSVELPMLVDVPVIFPRGGGCTITFPVKAGDECLLLFSDRCIDFWWQSGGVQEPVDPRQHDLSDAFALVGPQSQAQKIADISTDSLQIRTDEGSAFIALAQSGAVTINTSLLTINGNVSVNGEVTTKGNVSVDGGITSTGDQIAQGISQATHVHGGIQGGNSVTKVPQ
- a CDS encoding phage baseplate protein, with translation MDLFSTLFTLQRRQIGVLIPDVVTAETHTDTLTTASHPVERGAKIYDHAWQNPAQLDMTIGCAGGGSLLDLWDTRSLASGLSLGQSPKEVYQKLRDAQQNRELLDVVTGKRLYRNMLITSITVSGSRDNENALIATLKLTEVLVSETQLSYSAGKDNMQQGVATAEVHNSGKKVTRPWSGTSAIRGAA